From one Rhodovulum sp. ES.010 genomic stretch:
- a CDS encoding B12-binding domain-containing protein produces the protein MSHPTSQSEDFCPDEYEQATGRTTELFSVLPPEAVQSVAEEVLSRLAARDRTPGPRHAARPSTDMIAELCRSLASADPNAAARIAQDALAAGATVEDLYLHYLAPAARMLGQWWTEDDLSFMQVTTTTARIFAILRALDGHDRSAVPRTCRAALFAAVPGETHTLGVRMAADLFRRKGWDITLELGLPHEALVDRITAARPVLIGLSAAGAHAAPALARLIVALRMTVPAPIIAVSGQIVHEAGDVVSATTPDALITDIDEAEVILARLWGEHISRLRNDPMSRD, from the coding sequence ATGTCGCACCCGACGTCGCAGAGCGAGGATTTCTGCCCCGATGAGTATGAACAGGCGACGGGAAGAACGACCGAGCTCTTCTCTGTCCTTCCGCCCGAGGCCGTGCAATCGGTCGCCGAGGAAGTGCTTTCCCGGCTTGCGGCGCGGGACAGGACGCCGGGGCCCAGGCACGCCGCGCGCCCCTCGACGGACATGATCGCGGAGCTTTGCCGGTCTCTCGCATCCGCGGACCCGAACGCCGCCGCCAGGATCGCGCAGGACGCGCTTGCAGCAGGCGCCACGGTCGAGGATCTGTACCTGCACTACCTGGCCCCGGCGGCGCGAATGCTGGGGCAATGGTGGACCGAAGACGACCTCTCCTTCATGCAGGTCACCACCACAACGGCGCGCATATTCGCGATCCTGAGGGCGCTTGACGGGCATGATCGCTCAGCCGTGCCTCGCACCTGCCGCGCGGCGCTCTTCGCCGCCGTGCCCGGCGAAACCCATACGCTGGGCGTGCGTATGGCGGCCGACCTCTTCCGCCGGAAGGGTTGGGATATCACCCTGGAGCTTGGCCTGCCCCATGAGGCGCTCGTCGATCGGATCACGGCCGCAAGACCCGTCCTGATCGGCCTGTCTGCGGCCGGGGCCCATGCGGCCCCGGCGCTGGCCAGGCTGATCGTTGCGTTGCGGATGACCGTGCCCGCCCCAATCATCGCCGTGAGCGGACAGATCGTGCACGAGGCCGGGGACGTCGTGTCGGCAACCACGCCCGATGCCCTTATCACCGACATCGATGAGGCAGAGGTGATCCTCGCGCGCCTGTGGGGCGAACATATCTCGCGCCTCAGGAACGATCCCATGTCCCGCGACTGA
- the ubiG gene encoding bifunctional 2-polyprenyl-6-hydroxyphenol methylase/3-demethylubiquinol 3-O-methyltransferase UbiG: MPDTARNDLTIYDDVAAQWWSDEVRWVRTLKNMVPGRLRWFDRFASWQGAEVLDLGCAGGFMAEALDARGAHVTGIDPSAPAIAAARAHAQATGRDIRYDTGMGEELPYPDARFDIVVCVDVLEHVSDLDRVLAEVARVLKPGGIFLYDTINRTPLARLGVITVAEDILRLLPKGTHDPALFITPPELEAGLVGAGLIPGESKGLGPRGINRRLDLTFGPLPGRFILYMGVARKGPTGSADR, from the coding sequence ATGCCCGACACCGCCCGCAATGACCTGACCATTTACGATGACGTGGCCGCGCAGTGGTGGTCGGATGAGGTCCGATGGGTGCGCACGCTGAAAAACATGGTGCCCGGCCGTCTGCGCTGGTTCGACCGTTTCGCGTCCTGGCAAGGCGCCGAGGTCCTCGACCTGGGCTGCGCCGGCGGCTTCATGGCCGAGGCGCTGGACGCCCGGGGGGCGCATGTGACGGGGATCGACCCCTCGGCCCCGGCGATCGCGGCGGCGCGCGCCCATGCGCAGGCCACCGGCCGCGATATCCGCTATGACACCGGCATGGGCGAGGAGTTGCCCTATCCCGATGCGCGTTTCGATATCGTGGTCTGCGTGGACGTGCTGGAACACGTGAGCGACCTGGATCGGGTGCTGGCCGAGGTGGCGCGCGTGCTGAAACCCGGCGGTATCTTCCTCTACGACACGATCAACCGCACGCCCTTGGCCCGACTGGGCGTGATCACCGTCGCCGAGGACATTCTGCGCCTGCTGCCCAAGGGGACCCACGACCCCGCGCTGTTCATCACGCCCCCCGAGCTGGAGGCGGGGCTGGTCGGCGCCGGCCTGATCCCCGGCGAAAGCAAGGGGCTGGGGCCGCGCGGGATCAACCGGCGGCTCGACCTGACCTTTGGTCCGCTGCCGGGGCGGTTCATCCTGTACATGGGGGTTGCGCGCAAGGGGCCGACAGGCTCGGCCGACCGCTGA
- a CDS encoding isoprenylcysteine carboxylmethyltransferase family protein gives MKIPDDTHLGRLLVLTRGALRPPPGAARIVLAYAYGVVCHAIFAAAVLAMITAMFFGMSESLGRVPQPWALLANAALLLQFPLTHSLLLTRRGRGWLARLAPREHGPTLSTTSYAIIASAQLLALFALWTPSGIVWWRAEGWAFGAICTAYAGSWLLLMRASFDAGAEVQSGALGWMSLAANRRPVFPDMPETGLFRLIRQPIYVAFALTLWTVPVWTPDLLALAVSYTAYCLLAPRLKERRFSAIYGDRFRAYQARTPYAVPRFGKRSAYARHRPQ, from the coding sequence ATGAAGATACCCGACGACACGCATCTTGGCCGGCTCTTGGTCCTGACCAGGGGCGCGCTGCGCCCCCCGCCCGGCGCGGCGCGGATCGTGCTGGCCTATGCCTATGGCGTGGTCTGCCACGCGATCTTTGCCGCGGCTGTGCTAGCCATGATCACCGCCATGTTCTTCGGGATGAGCGAAAGCCTGGGCCGCGTGCCACAACCCTGGGCGCTGCTGGCCAACGCGGCGCTCCTGCTTCAGTTCCCTCTGACCCATTCCCTGCTGCTGACCCGGCGCGGGCGGGGCTGGTTGGCGCGGCTGGCCCCGCGGGAGCATGGGCCGACCCTGTCGACCACGAGTTACGCGATCATTGCCTCCGCGCAACTGCTGGCCCTCTTTGCGCTTTGGACGCCCAGCGGCATCGTGTGGTGGCGGGCCGAGGGCTGGGCCTTCGGCGCGATCTGCACGGCCTATGCCGGGTCATGGCTGCTGCTGATGAGGGCCAGTTTCGATGCCGGGGCCGAGGTGCAATCGGGCGCGCTGGGCTGGATGTCGCTGGCGGCCAACCGTCGCCCCGTCTTTCCCGACATGCCGGAAACCGGCCTGTTCCGCCTGATCCGCCAGCCGATCTATGTGGCCTTCGCGCTGACGCTGTGGACCGTACCGGTCTGGACGCCGGATCTACTGGCGCTGGCCGTCAGCTACACCGCCTATTGCCTATTGGCCCCGCGCCTGAAAGAGCGCCGCTTTTCCGCCATTTACGGCGACCGGTTCCGGGCCTACCAGGCCCGCACGCCCTACGCGGTGCCGCGATTTGGAAAGAGGAGCGCGTATGCCCGACACCGCCCGCAATGA